CTGCTTGAGGTTAAGTCACTTTCTTAGGTTCTATTTTCATCTTGTGCACTCCCCGTTAGCGCAAAGCTCGCCGGGGGGAGTATCCCCCCGGCAGACTTTGCGCCAGTGTCAGTCCATAACAACCGTCTGATTGCGCCCTGTTCCCAGCTTCACTCTACAAAATTCCGAGTTTGTTCGGTGTGGGCAGATAGGGAGTCACCTCTGAGTTTGAGGGGAAGGGCTTTCACCTTCATTTCTCCTGAAGTTCAACTTGTTGACATTACAACGAAGTTGGCTTGCTTATGTACGGATTTTCACCGTGATTCAGCTAGCAACGAATCGCACGTCTAAAAACTCTTTGGCTGCGTCGTATTCTTCTGAGGTGGATTTGTTAGCAATGTCACCGGAGAGGATGAGGACATCGAGGCGGGAGCAATCGAGTCCTATTTTGAGATCATCTGCGAGTTGGCTACACCATAAATCTGCATTTTCAAGCGTGCCAAAGTGCAAGTCGGAGAGATGGAGAATGTAAGTCATGGAGATAGAAATGGGTGTTGGGTGTGGGCGAGGTGGTTGAGTTAGGGTGTAGTTGTAGAATTTGCAACGGTTTTGTATTTTAGAGATTGTATCTAGTAGATAGGTTTTTGTGGTTGTTGATAAAAGATGAGTTAATTCTGGTAGTTTTTCAGGACTAGCGATTTCTCCTAACGCATCAGCCGCACTGCTACGCACAGAAGAATGTTCATCGTTCAAAGCTTGAATCAGTCCAGTTACTGCTGTGGAATTCCCGATATTTCCTAACGCATTAGCCGCACTGCTACGCACAGAAGAAGGTTCATCGTTCAAAGCTTGAATCAGTCCAGTTACTGCTGTGGAATTCCCGATATTTCCTAACGCATTAGCCGCGCTCCTAAGCACATGAAAATATTCATCGTTTAAAGCTTGAATCAGTGGAGTGACTGCTCTGAAATCCCCGATATTTCCTAACGCATTAGCCGCGCTCCTACGCACATGAGAATCTTCATCGTTTAAAGCTTGAATCAGTGGAGTGACTGCTGTGGAATTCTCGATTTTTCCTAACGCATTAGCCGCGATCCAACGCACATGAAAATATTCATCGTTTAAAGCTTGAATCAGTGGAGTGACTGCTCTGAAATACCCGATTTTTCCTAACGCATTAGCCGCGCTCCTACGCACATAAAAATGTTCATCGTTTAAAGCTTGAATCAGTCCAGTGACTGCTGTGGAATCCCCGATATTTCCTAACGCATTAGCCGCGCTCCTACGCACATGAGAATCTTCATCTTTTAAAGCTTGAATCAGTCCAGTGACTGCTGTGGAATCCACGATATTTCCTAACGCATTAGCCGCGCTCCTATGCACATAAGAATCTTTCTGGTTTAAAGCTTGTAGCAAGGGCGAAATTGCATGTTCAGAACGTGTTGTGCTTAATAACTCAAATTTAAGTTCTTGAGAAACTTCTAACCCAACAACTAACGCCACCGTCTGCACTTGAAATTCTGGTTTTACCGCACCTGCTAGCCTTGCTACCAACTTCAGATCCACCTCTAACGCTAACTTTACCACCCGCAGCGCTTGTTTCTCTTCTTCCAGTAACCCCAACATCAAGGCTAGGGGTTCAGTCCATTGCAGGTAATTCAAATATTCCCGTTTCAGCTTGTCGTCACTAAAGTGGGGTAACTGCTTGAGTAGACTCTCGGCAGTGTAATATTCTTGAATCAGTTGGTGTTTAAACTCAATTTTGTTTTCTGTACCAAGTTGAATCAGGTGATACTTGAGTAAATCATCAAGCCATTCGAGTGCTTTCCAGGGTTGATGATATCCCTGCTGTTGCAGAAACTCCTTGAGTATATCCTGTGCTTCTTGCTTGGGAATGGCAACTTGGAACTCAGTCGATTCACTTGCTTGAGTCATCTTTAAGGCTAAATGTTGCAACAGTCGCCGCCACCACTGGCGAGACTCATCTGTTACCAGAACACCCTCCAAGCGCTTGTTCTCACAAAACTGGGTAAACTCGCGAAACACCATTCCCAGATTTGGCGGTATTTTACCCGTCCCTATGAAAACAGAACACAGCATCTTCAGCAACAGTGGTGTTTCCCCAAACTTCTGTAGGCGAGTACCCAACTGTCGCAGCATCTGCTCTCCCTGCTAGCGAAAAGCTGTGTTTTCATCTCCGCCTAGAAATTTTTCCTGATTTATCTCAATCTCAGCAACGCCTCAAGATTTCTCTATGTCTAATCTACCGCCGACAACTCCAGAACCTGAAACTCAATCACTCACAGAATTTGAACGCAACATTTTGGAAAAAGAATACTTTTTCTTGCAAACGACTATCGAAGACTACAATAAACAAATTTGGGTTATCAAAGCTCTTGGTATCACAGGCACTGGGGCTATTTTAGCGTTGATGTTACAGCAAAAAACTAATGGAAGTGCGTTAGCGCCTTGCGCGGCTCCCTCCGGGAGCATCGCCTTAATTGGTTGTGCAATTCCCGTATTTTTCTGGATATTAGAAAGTCAATGGAAATACTTTCAGCGCGGTTTCTATCCTCGTGTTGCAGAGATTGAGTCTATTCTCGCCAATCATGGATTACGATGTCCTTGCATATACGGCGGATGGACTCATGCTGTCAAGCATAGTTCTTTCTCGCCCAAACGTAGCAATTACCTCAAGGATGGTTTGTTAAACCCTAGTGTGTATGTGAGCTACGTGTTAGAAATTGGGTTTTTGTTACTCATGGCTATTATTGCACCTAGCTTGACGAAGTAATTACGGCAAAATTCAGGAGTCAGTGGTTAGTAATACGCTTCTCTTTTTTGATTTCACGAAGGCGATCTGCAAAGGAGCGCAGCAGCGAAGCTATTGCTCCGCAGGAGGGGGCGCTTTGCGCGATCGCTCTTTGGGCGGTGCGAAAAGGGTATAACTGAGTTCAGCAAGTGCGTTAGCTCAGATCTTGCACCTCTGGCTGAGTACGCCCAGAACTTAAGTTCTGGGCTAATAAACACGCGTCCGTTAAAACGGACTAAAAAACTTACTCAGTCCGTTTTAACGGACTTGGACTTTGAGCCAAGAAATTTATTTCTTGGCGGACAATGTGTGACACAATTTCTACCAAATGACTCATGAATACAGTTATCAGTTATCACCCTTCGGGAACGCCCGTCGCCTCTGTCGGGAAACCCTCACTTCGACAAACTCAGTGCACAACCTGGAGCACTGGACTCACTTTTACTGTTTACTGTTTACTGTTTACTGTTCACTGTTCACTGATTTGGTCACTTCCTCAGCAATCGTAAACCACTCAGAGTCACCAACACCGTAGAACCCTCATGCCCAATCACCCCAATAGGTAAGTTAATTCCTCCTACAAAATTACCAACCAAAAGCAAAACAATAAAACCCAAAGCAACAGTAATATTTTGCTTGACGATCGCCTGCGCTCTTTTACCCAAACGCATCGCTGCTTCTATTTTCTCCAATCGATCTGCCATCAATATAATATCTGCGGTTTCCAATGCGACATCACTGCCAATCTTGCCCATCGCAATTCCCACAGATGCTTGAGCTAAGGCTGGGGCATCATTGATACCATCTCCCACCATTGCCACAGTTTGATACTCTTTCTGTAAACGACGGATGATATCAAGCTTATCTTCTGGTAAAAGTTCTGCATACACTTGATCAATTCCTACTGCTTGGGCGACGCTGTGAGCAGTGCGATTATTATCGCCTGTTAACATGACAATTTGCTCGACTCCCAGTTTTCTTAAGCGGGCGATCGCTCTTGCTGCTTCTCCTCTGACTTCATCTGCAATGACAATCACACCCAGCACCTGTTCTCCTTGTGCAACCCAAACAACCGTTTTACCCTCCTGTTGTAACAAGTCTGCTGAATCCTTCAATTCACTCGCGTTTAAAACCTCACCCCTGCCCCTCTCCTTACTAAGGAGAGGGGTGCCCGTTAGGGCGGGGTGAGGTAATACACTTGGTAAATGAGTTACATACTGTTGGACAAAATCCGCTTTCCCGACAATAACCTCTTGGTGTCCGTTCATACCCAAAATTCCTTGTCCTGGTATTGCTCGTACTTCAACTGCTCTTGACCAATTCAAATCACGAGCAGCCTGCACAATAGCTTCGCCTATAGGATGTTCGGAAGAAGATTCTACAGAAGCAGCCACCTTCAACACATCTGCTTCTGTATATCCACTAGTAGGAATGACTTGAAAAACTTGCAGTTGTCCTGTTGTTAGGGTACCAGTTTTGTCGAAGGCGATCGCCCGAACTTTACCAATCATTTCCAACTGGGCACCATTCTTGAACAAAATTCCTTGTCTTGCACCCTGAGCAATCCCAGAAAGCAACGTGGGCATAATTGCAGCCATCAGAGCACAGGGAGAAGCAACCACCAAAAAGGTAAGAGCACGATAAATCGTCGTTTCCCAGTCCCAATTCAAGACAAATGGCGGTAAAATTGCCAGCAACAACCCAGCCACCACAATAACCAGCGCATATCTCCGTTCAAATCGCTCAACAAATTGTTGAGAAGGAGGTGCTTCTGTTTGTGCTTGTTCTACCAGACGAATCACACGCTGAAGTAAACTGCTTTCTGGTGGTTGATGCACTTTAAGCTTGAGCGCACCATAACCGTTGAGCGTACCTGCAAAGACTTCCTCACCCACCGTCTTCTCTATAGGTACGGACTCACCTGTGATAGCAGCTTGGTTAACGGTACTCAAACCAGAAACAATCATTGCGTCGGTGGGAATGAGTTCCCCTGGTTTGACAACAATTTCGTCTCCCACCTTTAGCTGACTGATGGAAATGATTTCCTCCCTTCCAGAACGCAAAACCCGTGCTGTATCTTGTGTCAAGCTCATCAAAGAGCGGATACTGCGCTCGGTTCGTTGCATGGCGTAGCCTTCCAGCGCCCCACTAATCGCAAAGATGAGAATTAAGATTCCCCCATCAAGAATAAGATGGTATTCCCTTTTCCACAAGCCCAAGATCGCAGCACCCAACGCCGCCACAATCATCAGCAAATCTACATCCAGTTCTTTTTCTTTGAAAAGCGTTGTCAGTCCTTCACGGGCGCTTTCATAACCACCAATAACGTAAGCTGCAGGTAATAGTAGCAGCGCCCATCCTAAAAAATTGAGATGTAAGGCGAACCATCCGAAAAACAACAGCACTCCACAAAGGATGGCGGCGAAAGCTTCTGTATGTTCTTTGGTGAATTGAGTTAGACGTTGTGGGTAGAGCATGAGAGTGACATTATCAACACTCTCTCAGGCTAAACCTTGACATTAATGTCAATGTCAAGTGTTACGCACAGAAGTTGTCGCATCTGATGTAAAATCATATTCAGGCGACAATCGCATAAAAAATGAGTCAAAATAACGCGTTAGTCATAGGCATCGACTGTAGCACAACAGCCTGTAAAGCCATTGCATGGAACCAGGAAGGGAAAGCTGTCGCTTTTGGAAAAGCATTTTATCCACTATTACAACCGCAAGCAAATTGGTACGAACAGGATGCGGCACGGTGGTGGCATAGTACCTGCGAGGCTATACAACAATTACTAACTCAAATCAACGTATCACAAGTAGAGGCAGTTTGCATTACTCATCAACGGGAAACTTTTGTGGCAGTAGATAGGGAGGGTAAACCTGTTCGCAATGCGATCGCCTGGATGGATAAACGCAGCCGTAACCAAGTTACTTTCCTAGATGAAAAATTTGGCGGACAATACAACCAAGTTACTGGTAAACCCGTCTCTATGACGCCTTCTTTATCTAAAATCATCTGGTTAACCCAACATGAACCAGAAAATGTTGCCCGCACCTATAAATTTTTAGATGTTCATGGCTTCTTGGTGTATCACCTAACTGGAAATTTTCGTACCAGTTTGGCTTGTGCTGATCCAATGGGAGCAATGAATATGGAAGCTCATTGCTGGGCAACAGATTTACTCACGTCACTCGAATTGCGAGAAGAACAATTTGCTGAATTGGTACCACCAGGAGAAGTTATTGGCTATGTCAACGATACTGGTGCTGTTGCTACAGGATTACCTAAAGGTTTACGAGTCATTGCGGGTGCTGGTGATGGGCAGTGTGCAGGTTTAGGTGCTAATGCTGTGGGCAATAGTCGGGCTTATCTTAATTTAGGTACGGCAATAGCAAGCGGCATAATCAGTAAGGAGTATTTTGTCAATCCGTCATTTCGCACCATGTATGCACCCATTGCAGGGTCTTATTTTCTAGAAACTGTTCTTCTTGGTGGTGTCTTTACTCTTACCTGGTTTGTAGAAAAGTTTGCCAGCGACTTACACAACTGCAATCTTAACCTCAGTCCACTAGAGATACTGGAAACTGCTGCAGCAAAGGTATCTCCTGGCGCTGAAGGATTAATGTTAGTGCCTTACTGGAACAACGTTATGAATCCTTACTGGGATGCTAATGCTACTGGTATCACAATTGGTTGGACAGGTACCCACGGTAAAGAACATTTTTACCGAGCTATCTTAGAAGGTATTGCCTTTGAGCAAAGACTTGTAGGGGATGCAGTCATGTCAGCCACAAACCAACGTTTTAACGAATATGTAGTCATGGGTGGTGGAAGCACAAGCAATCTTTGGTGTCAAATTTTAGCGGATGTGACTGGTATACCAATAGTGCGTTCTACAACCACAGAAGCGACTTGTTTAGGAGCGGGGATTCTCGCAGCAGTTGCAGTTGGATGGTATCCTGATATTGGTACAGCCGCAAAATGTCTGACTCACACTGCTGAGCGTTTTACGCCTTCTGAGGAAAGGCAGGCTATCTACTCTAAACTTTATAGCGAAGTTTACAAGCCATTATTTCCTAGCATTCAGTCGTTGGTAAACAAGCTAACCGATTTAACAACCACTGCCACTAAATTATAGTCTATAGTCAAGGAATTTTGACAAAATGGCGAAAATTCTTATTCTGGGTGCAGGTGTTATGGGGACTGCTATCAGCTTCCCTCTAACTGATAACGGACATATCGTTCATCTAGTCGGAACCCATCTGGACGGTGATATTATTTCTAAGCTTCAGGCTGGTTATCCTCATCCTGGGTTACGCTTAAAAGTTGCTGAAAGTCTTAAACCTTATACCCACGACAAATTAGCTGAGGCAATAGAGGGTGTAGATTTAGTTGTCTTAGGAGTTAACTCTCATGGTATCGAGTGGGTAGCACAAGCCCTCAGTTCCGTATTGTCTCCAGAAATTCCCATCCTAGCAGTCACAAAAGGATTAGCAGGAGATGGTGAAAAATTGTCTATTTTGCCAGATGTTCTCCGTGCCGGGTTGCCTGTTAAATATCAAAAGGATGTACAAATAGCTGCTATTGGTGGTCCTTCCATTGCACAAGAATTGGCAGCTCGTCGTCATACTTGCGTGGTATTTACTGGTACAAATCAAGCTTTACTAGATAAGCTAGCTGGGTTGTTGCGTACAAATTACTATCACGTCTGGACAAGTACCGACATGATTGGTGTCGAAGTGTGTGTCGCCCTCAAAAATGTCTACGCCTTGGCAGTGGGCTTGGTGATAGGATTCTTAGAAAAAGAAGGTAAGGCTGCTAATGGTGCTGATATGCACAATCTAGCCGCTGCAATCTTTGCCCAAGGAATGCAAGAGACAGCTTATTTAGTTGAAAAAATGGGTGGTAAATCCCACAGTGTTTATAGTCTTCCTGGTACTGGTGATTTGTATGTCACCTGTCAAGGTGGACGTAATAGCCGTATGGGTAGGCTTTTGGGTTTGGATATGCTCTACAGTCAAGCGAAAGCTGAGTATATGCCAAACGATACCATTGAAGGTGCTTCTTTAGCTTTAGCTATTGGAGAAACTGTGGAAGCAATGGTGAAGCGAGGAGATTTAGATGGAGAAGCTTTACCTTTATTGCGTACTATGATTGCAATTGTCTGTGATGATGCACCTGCAAATATTCCTTGGGATAAATTTTTTGCAAATGCTGCGAAAGAATTTAGGTAGTGGGGTATGACAACACTGACTATCAAAGAATTCACTCAAGCAGTGGGAGGCGGGATGACTCCGCGGATGGTTCGCCATTACCATCAACTGGGGTTACTTCCTCAACCAGTGCGATCGCCCAGCAACTACCGCCTCTACACCCAAAAAGACGTTCTCAGGTTACAACGCATCGTCGCACTCAAGCAGCAAGGGTTTCAACTCAACCACATCCGCCAAATACTGGAAGTGGAACCAGAAGAAGACACAACTGCTAGTTTGATGACGCAACTGCAGCAACAATATCGCGCAGTCATACAGCAAATTTCACAACTACGGCAAACAGCATCTGCATTGGAAGGGTTACTAGGGCGCGATCGCGATTGTGAAATCATCCAAGCTGAAGTTTTGGCACAACTCAAGCTACTGGAGGTAGATACTCAAACAGGACTCGGCGGACTGGAAAAACTCTGGAATGGGTTGGATGCTCAAGTTCATGCTCATCCAGAAGCTTTTGCAGAATCCTTGGAACGCTTGCTACCTGAGTTTTCTAGCCGTTCTGAAATTGAACAAGACTTGATCTCAAACCTGGTTTTAGCTTGTGGAGATGTTAGTTTAGCGTCGTTTGTCAGGTTGAGTGATCGGGCGATCGCCACAAGTCGTGAAGTCCTCAAATCCGGCTGTCAGATAGTTGCGGATATTCCAACGGTAGCTGCTGCGTTGGATACAACTCGGTTAGCTCATTTGGGATGTCCGGTAGAAACGTTGATTGATAACTCTCATATTACGACAGCCACAGAAGCAGAAAAAGCATTTTGGCAGGATCAAAAATGGCAGGAAAAATTACAGCAAGTCTCCCCAGGTTGTGTGTTGGTGATTGGCTATGCTCCTAGTGTGCTGCTTTCTGTATGTAAAGCCATTCAAAACCAAGAAATTCAACCAGCGCTAGTCATTGGTATGCCCATTGGCTTTAGTCATGCTCCAGCTGCTAAGCGACAATTGATGCAATCATGCGTACCTTTTATTACAGTTGAAGGAACTTTGGGAGGCGGCTTGTTAGCTGCGACTGTCCTGAATTCTTTGGTAGAGTCACTTATTGAAAAACCTGATTGTCATTGTTACTTACGTCACTCTTAATACTTGTATAGAAAAGTTTCCCCAGCACTGTTTCCGAATTGAACATTTGAGAATAAGATCCAATATCGTTGTGAATCAAAAACTAGGACAAAACAAACTAAACGATGAGATTAGCTGTTTATGGCAAAGGAGGAAGTGGAAAAACCACTATTAGTACCTGCCTTCTGCAATTTCTGAACTATTTCTGTGACTTCCAAGTTTTAGGTATTGATGGCGATCACAATTTGCATCTAGCTGAAGAACTGGGTGCAACGCCCGTCGAAATGCAGCGGGGAGATTTGGGAACTGCACGAGATATTGGTAATGATTTAGATTGGTTGCGTTCTTACTTTGCTGGTACCAATCCGAGAATTACTGCTGATTTACCCATGATAAAAACAACTCCGCCTGGGGAAGGATCGCGTTTGTTGCGGTTAAGAGAACCAGCCGAGTGGCGCGAACGCTATGTCACTCTCATTGATGGAGTTGAATTGATTCGGGTTGGTGATTTTACACAAGACGATTATCGCAAGAAGTGCTTTCATAGCAAAACAGGGGCGATTGAGATTTTCTTAAAGCACGTTTGGGAAGATCACAACGAGGCGATTATTGTTGATATGTCAGCAGGGAAAGATGTTTTCGCTTCACCCTTACCAAGCTTGTTCGACAGAAATATCTATGTTGTCAAACCAACGCGCAAGTCAGTCAGCAATGCAGGAGATTTTCTCGCACACGCCAAAAACTTTGGTCTTGACATGCTAGTCGTGGCGACTGACATCCGTTCCCGTCAGGAAGTCCCAGCAATTGAAAATTATCTCATGCGAACTGTAGATGCAGTCATTCCCCACGACGCATTTTTTGTCCAACGGGACTCGTTAGTTCTGTCTCGTCCACCTCATGTGCGCGAAGCCAGCTTCACGGTGTTGGATGCATTCTACAACTTTACCGATTTATTGCGTCAGCTTCCCTCACATAACTGGGAAAATCTGCTAACTCGAATGCTTTACCATCACGAAGAAACTGCACATGATTGGGCAGGAGTCAACTTTACAGCACAAATTCAACCTGGTTTCAATCCATTTGAGCGCTTTCAAAGCAACAAACTCGCTACAGCTTAACAGTTATCAGTTATCAGTTTGAAGAAGAATTCAGAATACAGCAATTCTTGATTCAGAAGGAAGAAATAAAGAATTCCGACTTCTGACTCCTGACTCCTTCACTGTTCCCTGTTCCCTGTTAATGGTATAATAACCCAGAAAAATACAAAAAGGAATTAATTTAACTGTGATTGGCGTTGCTGTTATTGGCACGGGATTTGGTCAGAAAGTCCATATTCCTGGATTTCTGGCTCATCCTCAGACACAGATCGTTGCTGTATATAACCAAGATTTAAATAAAGCTAAAGCGATCGCACAATCCTACAATATTCCTCACGCCTGCAACACCATCACAGATATCGTTAGGCTGCAAGAAGTCCAAGCAGTAAGCATTTCCACACCGCCATTTTTGCATTACGAAATGGCAAAAGCAGCGCTGCAAGCAGGAAAACATATATTAATCGAAAAACCCACAACTCTAAATGCAGCCGAAGCTAAAGAACTTTACCAGTTAGCCCAAAAAGCAGGCGTGATTGCAGTTGTAGATTTTGAATTTCGGTTTGTACCAGGATGGCAATTATTTTCGGAACTGTTGTCACAAGGTTATGTGGGTTCAAAGCGTTTGATTAGAATTGATTGGCTAGGTTCTTCTCGTGCTGATGCTGGACGCCCTTGGAACTGGTATTCTCGTAAAGACCAAGGAGGCGGTGCATTGGGATCTTTGGGTTCTCACACTTTTGATTATATTCATTGGCTGTTTGGTCCTGTACGCAAGTTAAACGCCCATTTCACTACGGCGATCGCCGAACGACTAGACTCCAACACTGGAGAATTAAAGCCCGTAGAAACCGATGACACCTGTATGCTGATGTTAGAGTTGGCAGATGGGACACCTTGTCAAGTTTCTATCAGTGCTGTGGTTCATGCATCGCGTACTCATTGGATAGAAGTGTATGGCGATCGCGCGACTTTAGTATTAGGAAGTGAAAATCAAAAAGATTACGTACATGGGTTTCGTGTTTTGTCTTCTCAACCAGGTAAAACATTAACTGAAATTGAAATTCCCAATCGGTTATTGTTTCCAGAAAATCACTCTGATGGTCGTATTTCTGCGTTTGTGAGAGTTGTAGATGAATGGGTGCAAGGAATTGAATCCAAAAAACAAATCGTTCCATCCTTACGAGAAGGAATTTACTCTCAGTTATTAATGGATTTATCCCATGAATCTAATAACAGTTCAAGTTGGGTAAATGTACCAAGCTTGGAAGAATTTCTTGCTTAATAGTAGGGTAATTAACGTTTCATCGTAAACCTTACTTCATGACTTATTAAATAAAAAATTATAAACTAACAGCATGTATACACCATCACGATTTTCAGCTTTCTATCTTTTGGATGGGGTGCGAGAGCTTGTTTATAGATCAAAATAGAAACGTCACAGGAAACCTGTTTTGGCAAAGACCTTCATCCCCGACATGCTCGGGGTTTTTTATAATTGATAGGATTTAGTCATTCAGGCTATTTTTTAAATTTGAATCTAGTTTTTCGTAAACAATTTCGGCTTTTTTCTTAAACTTTCATCTTGAAAAAAATATGTATATTCAGTTACATATTTACGTTTTACTCCTTTAGGATGGTGTGAAATTGTTTTCTTCAAATGAAAATACAATACAACACTGGAATACGCTGCATAAATAAAAGCACAGCATACCCCGACAAGATCGGGGTTTTTTTTGGATATAGTTGTATTTACACACAACTCATTGAATCACCCTAAATTTTGGCAAAACCGCCCTGTCGGGCACCCCTCTCCTTTATAAGGAGAGGGGCAGGGGTGAGGTAATTTCTACGGTGTATACACAACTCATCAAATGACTCAAAACTCGGAACCTCACCCTGCCCTGTCGGGCATCCCTCTCCTTATTAAGGAGAGGGAAAAATTTTGAAGATTGGGTTTTGTTCCTACTCACCCGGAATTCACACCTAGCAAGCTGTATGTAATATAGAATTATTCACTTATTAAACAGAATTTCCTGCAGCCGCGCCAACTATGGCAAGCGGAAAGTTGTTAAAACTTAAAACAAGCAACTATATATATAGTGACAACAAACTCATGCCTAGAATAGACCCCGCCAAACTAAAAAAAGTCTCTGTCAGCCTTCCCTTTGGCATCGGTTCCGCTGAATGGCAAGCCGATCCAACAGAACGTCGGGCTGCATGGTCGTTGTATGTTGAACTTGTTACCCGGATTGCTGTTCAACCTCTGGAAATTGACGAAGGACTGTTGCGTGAAGCGCTGACATCTTTATATAGTTTATTTGGCATCACACGGGAAGTCCTCAAACAAGCTGGACCAGATGTTGGTGCATCGCGTGAGTCAGTGGGAGGTATTGCTATAGCGGTGCTGAATAAGGGTTTGCGTCCTTTTCTTGCCAAATGGCATCCACTGTTGCAGACATGGGAAGCACAGCGTCCTCCTCACCTGAGTCTAAAAGAGCATGAGCGCAATTGGTCGCAAGAAGCGAATTTGCGGTATGAGTTGGAAGCGTTGAGAAGGGATTTGGAACAATATGCAAATGCTTTGGCAATCATTGCTGGTGTAGAACAGTAGTGGGGAAAAGCTGAGATATGACCACATCCCAAGATTATGAAGTCTTCCTTTGTCACAACAGCAAAGAAAAACAACAAGTAGAAAGAATTAGGGCTCAGCTAAAGCAGCAAGGTATTTTAGCTTGGCTGGATAAGTATGATTTTGAGCCGTTTAGACCTTGGCAAGATCAACTAGAAGAAATTATTCCTCAGATAAAGGCTGTAGCCGTATTCATTGGTTCATCAGGAGTAGGACCGTGGGCAAATATTGAAATGCGAGAGTTTTTGGTTGAATTCGCTAGCCGCCAGCTTCGCATGGGGTTGGTTATATTGCCTGATTGTCCTCAAGAACTTATAAACAGCGTTCCTAGATTTATAAAGAGTTTTCATTGGGTTGATTTTCGCCAGCAAGAACCCGATCCAATGGAACAGCTTATTTGGGGCATAACTGGGCACAAGCCAGTGCCAAC
This portion of the Brasilonema sennae CENA114 genome encodes:
- a CDS encoding Gfo/Idh/MocA family protein, with the translated sequence MIGVAVIGTGFGQKVHIPGFLAHPQTQIVAVYNQDLNKAKAIAQSYNIPHACNTITDIVRLQEVQAVSISTPPFLHYEMAKAALQAGKHILIEKPTTLNAAEAKELYQLAQKAGVIAVVDFEFRFVPGWQLFSELLSQGYVGSKRLIRIDWLGSSRADAGRPWNWYSRKDQGGGALGSLGSHTFDYIHWLFGPVRKLNAHFTTAIAERLDSNTGELKPVETDDTCMLMLELADGTPCQVSISAVVHASRTHWIEVYGDRATLVLGSENQKDYVHGFRVLSSQPGKTLTEIEIPNRLLFPENHSDGRISAFVRVVDEWVQGIESKKQIVPSLREGIYSQLLMDLSHESNNSSSWVNVPSLEEFLA